The DNA window taaaaataaaaatacaaatacaaatacaatacaaattaaaattagaattacacactaaattaaaattaaaatcacacactacattgaatctagtacaaatcactaccaagtttacacaacgccactacctcccctacgtgcccatacttcttcaatcaaatcggcctgcagtgtgttatgtgatatggtcctgcgcatatcagcgaagcgttggatcaaatattcattgctccgtggtacgcccatctggatcggcgcggaggcgacaccgtgacttgtacttgcaccctcttccggcgcccatcgctctgccgcaaatccttcatcttctattatcatattatgcaatatgatacaggctaacataatattcgcgacatcatcttcgtgccaaactcgtgccggacaccgtataatagcccaccgcgattggaggacaccaaaagcccgctcaacgtccttcctagcactctcttgtttgcgcgcaaaatattgtttcttcggtcctaccggttggcggacagtcttcacgaatacgggccaccgcggataaattccatctgccaaatagtagcccctactatactgcgtaccgttggctacgaagctgatttctggcccctcccccggcactcctcgttgaagagaggcgacgactgaagaacattgatgtcgttgttcgaacctgccacgccgaaatacgcatgccagatcttcAGACGGTAGTTTGCCACGGCTTCCAGTATCAtcgttggatgtttgcttttgaatccagtagtgAACTGACCTTTCCATGCCACaaggcagttcctccactcccaatgcatgcaatcgatgcttcctaacattccggggaagccgtgcaccgacccgtgcatatcaagtaggcgctgacacttatccgggttgggcttccgtagaaactccccaccgaaaatttctcggatccccttacagaactgcctaagcaccgtgaggctagtcgtctcacccatctgtaggtattcatcgaatggtgtgaaaataatgaatggagtgagatgtatttataggtgaattgaaatgtaaaaaaaaaataaaaaattcgcGCCGAATAGCCGCGGCTTCTTCCTCGTtacactataggcgccgcgcctataggcgcggctatagctccatcgccgcgtcctcgccccgcacgcggctatcccgcgtccgccgcctccctcccccctcgccgcgtccacctccggggcggacaactccgccactataaggcgccccgctttcgccccgcttccgccccaaacgcggctatagccgcgggcgtGTTATAGTGAATGCTCTTAGTGCAATTACAATTGGGAGGGAAAATTGGATCTTGTTTCCTTGATTTGTGTCAAACAGTGATTAACGACTCGATTGTTTGAGTGAGTATCATTCAACcacaaaattaatcaaattatataGTATGGACTTGACCGCGAAGTCAGACTTGAGATTGATCGGACttgaaaatttacaaaaaatatacacaacTCAAGTCTCTCGCAGATACATGAAAAGGATTTGGAGGCTCTTGCTTGATAAGGATTAagaatacaaaaaatatatctCTTCAACATGGTCACAATTCTATGCAACGAGGTCTCCGCTATTGCTAATTTCTTTCCCATACTTCCACGAAAGCACCAAGGTAAGGAAGGCACTATGCTCCTATCTCACATTATTGAAACCCTAATTAtcggggagtgttatattgttaactcaatacttaattgctaactacaattaaataataacccTCAGATATTTAAATTAAGGGTCCCGAAATATCAATGCGATCAACataaaacgtcaataagggtactAAAgtcaatttataataaattagtcgtaactaacttttgaaaaatattatataactttaaaacacattaattttctcgatttaaattttttttcgcacaacatatatcaaattaatgataatttcataaggattctaacgagatcaaatttttttgaaaattttcaattttttcgtcagcaacaaatgtcaacccagtatataaaatatatcaatataatacatgtagaatatCATtctgttgacattctcaaagcattgtgttgatattttcaaaacattatattgacattttcattcaaaactctaatttggtagtttttttatctattttgatttaattaataaaaataaaaattacacttGTCAAATTTTAGActactagatttctaaaatcctatggtcttaaattagttgtagagTGAATTAGCAAATAGCAATTGATAATCTAATTAGAACTGAATAATCCCTACGCAAGAGTATTGTATTTTTATCTCGTTTTATtcatctctttctttttctttccaataaaattcaaattaaggCGGTGATTTCACttccaaaattccaaataattCCCGCCGCCGCCGATTTTCACACTCCGCGCATCCAAGCACAGTTCATCCAGATCTACGCCTGCTATCACCGAACAGAATCGCTGTACATGCCTCGTCAAGGTAACTCGCGTATCCCGATCTCTGTATATGCGAATTTTGTATTAATCATCTGTGGCTGTTCATGGCAGACCTATAAAATGCCCTTTGCCGGCATAACCTTTGATCAAATTATATTTGTATTAATTTGCTGGTTTAAGTGTAAATCCGAAAGAGGCGatctattaattaatcaatcatCTGGTTTGAATTGTTTCTCATAGCTCCGTTTTTAATCGAATTATGGTAAACATCAGTACCGTTTTTCGCCAATTCAACTGTAAGCAACTGGAAGTGGTGTAGCTGATGCTTCTGTCCGCGAGCCCTGTAttgtttgattaattttttagaTAATTTTTTTGCATACACGCTTGACAAATCTGATAATGTATAAATAACTCCGAGATAAATTGGGGCTAACCTTGTGGTGTCATTGCAGTGAAAGATGAGAAATTCTCAGCCTGTCTACTTTTATTCTCAAACAACTGATTTCATTTGCAGATAATCTTCCATGAAGTCATATGGAccacaaaagagaaagagagttgaTATAAACATAAACCAGGATGAATGCATAGGCGTTAGTGTAAAGAAACCTGCCAATGTAACTGGTCAGGAGCCTCAGAGCTCTCCAGGTTAGGCAACTGGATAAACTAACATGTGTATTGTACATGGCATGGGCAGCAGCTTTTTTTACACCTTTCATCCTGTCTTATTTCTTGCGAATCTAATCCTGATTGTATTTATGCTCAATTAGGCTTTCTTGCGTTTATTAACATCGTTTCATAAAAATCCAGATTTATTATGTTGGGAGCTCGTGTTTATCTTATTTAGTCTGTTTTTTATGGTTAAAGGCTCTCATATTATTGTGTCTTTACTGCAGAGTGTCTAACGAGGCCACATTTAGATCATCCAATTAAACTGCAGGTTCCATCTAGAAAAATTAAGCTGCAGCTCTTCCCAATAAATGAACAGGTTCGCTTAGGATTAGAGAAGGTATGAAAAGTTTCATTTGCCCGACTGCCCCACCTCCATACAAGAAATTATAAAATTGGATGAGAAAATGCACTGCATTGTTGGTTTATTGCAGGATGGACACAATCCATTTCTAGAGCTCACTCTAAGTGCTCGGAAAAGGATATCATCAGTTGTTAGGCACCTGAATACTAAGTGGAGCTCTTCAAGTGCAGTGACAGGTCAACTCATGCTTTTTCCCTACAATACAAAGTTGGAACAGTTGGAATCATGCAGAAGATGGACACAGAATGACAGTGCCGTCAGTGTATGGGAGGTGTATATTGATGTGGGCAGTCCTTCCATTTTCCGCCTAAGGTGTGAACCCAGATCGTTTTGCTGTGTAGTCAGTGTAGAAACCTTTTTCCTGGAGTTTGAATATGCAactttattgttttgatttTCAGGTATGGTTGGTTGTGCAATCATCAGCCTGAGATGTTTGTCAGAGTTTGCAATTCTAGTCTTCCAGAGGCTCATACAGGTTCTAAGGACAAAAACGGCTCACCCAGAATTTTGGTGATCCCAAATCACCAAAAGGCACAAACAAATGAATCTTGTGATGTCCTTAAAATACAAGGAAATGCTGATAGAACTTTGCGTTCAGATGTGAATGAGCTGAAAGCTTCAGATGCACATACTGGTTTGGTGGTAATTTTCATGTCCATCTAATCACAATTCGTATGTTTGTTTGCGTCTATTTGTTCTGAGAATGGAGCTTTTGATGATAAAATAGGTAcatgtatatagttttgatGAAGATTCATAGAAAGTGGATTGTGTAGGATTGGTGAAATGGGacacttccttgacctgggtaaaATATTCGATGTATTATAGAGTTCAAAATTGCTGATATAATCGGATGTATGTTATTGAATTACAGAAAGGAAATGGAATCTGAATATGTTGAATTAGGAGTTGCAGATATATGATGAAGATTGGTAGTAGCCAGGAAGAATTATCTCGGCCACTTATATCTCAAAAAATTGTCTGAATGTTTCTATACTGTTATTCCACTTAGAATTATCTTGAATTTTTCTACCCTTGCATCTTGAAATGTACTGAATTTGCATTTAGTCATATTTATTGTAGTACTGGCGGATGGATACTTTCTAGACTATAATCCTTGTTGGAGAGATTATTAGGTCATAAATGTCTGTATTTGTTCTTTTTAGGATGATAAAGCGACGACTGAGACTGATCCAGTTTGCCCGAGTGTACCTTGGGATAACGATATGACCATGTTGAGCATTGGAGGCCTCCTATCTGAAATATCATTGCAAAGGAAAATTAGTGGATCATATCCAAGTTCTACAAGCAGATCTAACGTGCAGCCAATTGCACCAACATCTGACTTGAGCATCCTTGATCTGCTCTCTCAAGATTCTTTCTTGGGTAAGATGAGATGTCCAAGCACGCAACAGGAAAATGTATCATCCTTGCAACCTCTTTTTCTTGGATCCAGTGATGTAAGCATTGGAGGATTATTTTCTGAAGCATCTTTACTTGCAAAATTGAAAAAGTCAGATTCACAATCAGCGGAAGCAGGTCTTGCACCACTCCAATCTCCATGGGATGATAATTTTACTACCTTAAGCATTGGGGGCTTGTTATCTGAGGCATCGTTGGAGGCCAATGCAGGTAGTAAGGTGGAATTAAAAGAGATCAAATCAAGCTTTGAGCGTCTTGCACCTTCCCAAAAGCCAAAACCATCGCATGAGGCAAACTTATCCATTTTAGATGCTGAAGAGACATGCCATGCTTTTCCCATTCAGAAGTTTCAGTCAAACAGAAATGTCACAATTTCAAATGGAAGAGTTGGTGCAGATGGATGCAGAATTGGTACAAGGTCAAAACAATCACAAGTTCCAAGGGCTGCTAAGGTATGTCCAGCTCtcattccttgatgaactttaATTGTAACTACATTGTTAGTTTCACATGTATGTAAGTCTAAAGGTACAAAAGCAACTAAATGCTTAACATAACCAAATCATTCAAGATATTGAGACTCTAGACAGTGGAAATGGTTCTCTGTACCATCCGAACAGTGAAAAACTGGGGCTGGAAATAATTTTATGGTTACTATCAATTGCTGAAATATAGCTTGATCAACATACATGCCTTGAAAAATGGAAGGTTCTGACAACTTGATAAAAGCTGAATTctcaagttttaatttttttccatcaATGGAAGCCTTCTTAGTTTCATATTGAGCTATCTTTACTCTTTGTATTTTTGGAGTTGCATATCATGTTATGGTTGATATGTGATAAGGTAATAAATGAACATTATCTTTGTTCATTGTAGACGATCAATGGAATGCTTTTTCCCAAAGATTCTTCTTGTCAAGGATTGGACAAAGATTGCTTGGCTCGTCCGGTAGAAACCTTTGATGAGGATAGTAGACTGTGGCCTTTCAGGGATCAATCAGGTTGCAGTTCTCTCTTTATCAATTGCTGAAATAACTAAAGTTCTCTCAATGCTAGAGTCTTCATACTCCAGACTAACTAATTATGCATTCTTACAAGTAAAGTCTACAAACTAACAAAGTATACATTTGTATGTTGGTAGAATGACCCTTCGATTGGCTATTGAATGCAGCTGGAGCTGGTTGAGACAACATTAATCTGCGTAAATATGATGTTTGATTCTCCAAGAAAGCAATCAAGAGGAGAAACTTGCTGTGGTCTTAAATTGGAATCATCGAGGAGCTTCTAATGCAATGCCGGTTCTTCTCAAGTAAATTTACATTTGTTCAACACTCTTGAGCAAGATGTGTTTTGGTTGAGACAGAAGAATGGTTCAAACTCTCTCTCTATTTAGAAAATTGTTTACTTAAGGTACACACTGCATATGATTTTCACAATAAGATGAGCTTCTTCCGTATGGGattcaattttttgttattaaaCACTAACTCCATATTCTCTTCTGTCTTTTTTAATACATTTGAAACCAACAAAATAATGTACACATCTTTGATCTCTATCTTTGTTACTCAACTCCAGATTTATAGCCATGAAATCAGTCTGACCTGCCTTGGATAATTTTTGACTCTTATATGTCTAATTCCATTTCATCAATACACACATGAGTAAAGCCAAGAAGACATTATTCATTCATATAGAATCATCATCAGTTGTAAAAAAGCCAGGAGGAGAAAAGGATATGTACACAATCCCACATTCCCACTTCATTCTAGCTGAAACAAGTAGTAGCATAATATTACAATTCTGAACAATGGAGGAAAGAAAAGACCACTTGTCTTTGGCTTTGTAATGATGAAGTTCAAGAATCACAGTGGTTTTCTGTGAATTTGCTCTTGATCCACTTGAAGCTGCTTCTGAGGGATGACTTGAGCTTACCTTCAACAGCATACATATTGTATCCAGCCaccctcttcctcctcttcacCTCCGGGTTGTCGGGTGGCCCGTTGAAGCTGTACGATTTGGCCCGATCTTCAAAGTCGAATCTTGCCTCTGCATATGAAGAAGAGTAATAAGGGAATGACCTGCTCTTCTccatcaaattttttttttctgaaaagaAGCCAAATGGTTTAGTATTTGGGAGAGGAAGCAAGTGAATATATGGAAGTAAGGTGAGACAAATGCGTACGTTAGTGTGGGTGGGTTGCATTTGCATGGTCCATGACTGTGACCTTGATTTCAAAATAGAAAGATTTCTCTAAAGATTCATGTGTGCCATTAATCATCTCTCTATTGCACTTAGTTGTCTTCTattgttcatttatttatttatttaagaaGCAATCCTATGTACTAAATCATACTTCTCTCCACAAAAAGGTTTAATTGTGGACGATAcatattttaatgcaaaatcaGTAAAGAGGGAAATAGGGAGAAAAAAGTGGTGGATGTTGTTAGTGAAAATGACACCCAccttattaaataaaagaaatttactACAAATAAAATAGAGACTAATTTTAATGGACGA is part of the Salvia splendens isolate huo1 chromosome 22, SspV2, whole genome shotgun sequence genome and encodes:
- the LOC121787719 gene encoding TSL-kinase interacting protein 1 is translated as MKSYGPQKRKRVDININQDECIGVSVKKPANVTGQEPQSSPECLTRPHLDHPIKLQVPSRKIKLQLFPINEQVRLGLEKDGHNPFLELTLSARKRISSVVRHLNTKWSSSSAVTGQLMLFPYNTKLEQLESCRRWTQNDSAVSVWEVYIDVGSPSIFRLRYGWLCNHQPEMFVRVCNSSLPEAHTGSKDKNGSPRILVIPNHQKAQTNESCDVLKIQGNADRTLRSDVNELKASDAHTGLVDDKATTETDPVCPSVPWDNDMTMLSIGGLLSEISLQRKISGSYPSSTSRSNVQPIAPTSDLSILDLLSQDSFLGKMRCPSTQQENVSSLQPLFLGSSDVSIGGLFSEASLLAKLKKSDSQSAEAGLAPLQSPWDDNFTTLSIGGLLSEASLEANAGSKVELKEIKSSFERLAPSQKPKPSHEANLSILDAEETCHAFPIQKFQSNRNVTISNGRVGADGCRIGTRSKQSQVPRAAKTINGMLFPKDSSCQGLDKDCLARPVETFDEDSRLWPFRDQSAGAG